A DNA window from Vigna unguiculata cultivar IT97K-499-35 chromosome 10, ASM411807v1, whole genome shotgun sequence contains the following coding sequences:
- the LOC114165835 gene encoding uncharacterized protein LOC114165835, translating to MEPMPTPQSILSSDLVGGFISMFLIDQDYGHVDRVFIIRYWKDLGAKWTVVDYQSNVHHVTYNMDIHTPMITQGWNQLRSFYGDQSNKLVVFKYVGNSSFVIHVSKRFANTGIKTKFLNNVAIRRPLSMSNLIHFTVELSTYYCQASDLYLKKEFATYFQNSGLSSVVLHGPRGKVECKLIIRRRSVKIGSGWKDFCALHQLSV from the exons ATGGAACCCATGCCCACACCACAATCCATACTTTCTTCAGATCTGGTTGGCGGAttcatttctatgtttttgatagaccag GACTATGGACACGTCGACCGAGTCTTCATCATACGCTATTGGAAGGACCTTGGTGCTAAATGGACTGTTGTGGATTACCAAAGTAATGTTCACCATGTTACTTACAACATGGATATTCACACTCCAATGATTACTCAAGGCTGGAACCAACTAAGATCTTTCTATGGAGATCAGTCAAACAAGTTGGTTGTGTTCAAATATGTGGGAAATTCATCTTTCGTAATCCACGTCTCTAAACGTTTTGCAAACACAGGAATCAAGACCAAGTTCCTCAACAATGTTGCCATACGTCGTCCTCTCTCTATGTCGAACTTAATCCATTTTACTGTTGAACTATCCACATACTACTGTCAAGCAAGCGACCTG TATTTGAAGAAAGAATTTGctacttattttcaaaatagtggACTTTCTTCTGTTGTTTTACATGGACCCCGGGGCAAGGTCGAGtgtaaattgataataagacgTAGGTCTGTTAAGATAGGATCTGGCTGGAAAGACTTTTGTGCTCTTCATCAACTCTCTGTATAG